The Pseudonocardia sp. HH130630-07 DNA window CGGCGAGGCCGTCGCCGACGTCCTGCTCGGTGCCGCCGAGCCGGGCGGCCGGTTGCCGACGACCTGGCCGGACACCGGCGGGGAGCGTTCCGTGTCGTCCGGGGTCCCGGTGGACGGGGTGCTGCACTACGCCGAGGGCGTCCACATCGGGCACCGGAACTGGCTGCGCCACGGGGACACCCCGGCGTACCCGTTCGGGCACGGGCTCGGCTACACGACCTGGACCCTGGACGACGCCGTCGTCACGAACCCGCCGGGAGCGGCACCCCGGGTGCACGTCACCCTCACCAACACCGGTGCCCGCGCCGGACGCCAGGTCGTGCAGGCCTACCTGGCGCGGCCCGGCAGCGCCGTGGAGCGGCCCGCACGGTGGCTGGCCGGCTGGGCCGTCGTCGACGCGGAACCGGGCACCGCGACGGCGGTCCTCACGCTGTCCCCGGACGCGCTGCGGCACCGGGCGGACGACGGCTGGGCGGTCGAACCGGGCACCTGGACCGTGCACATCGGGTTCTCCGTGACCGACACCCCGCTGACCGCGGGGCTCACGACGCCGTGACCCCCGCGGCGGAGCGGATCAGGAGTGCGCGGCCTTCAGCAGGTCCGAGCACTTCTCGCCGATCATCATCGTGGTGATGTTCGGGTTGATCGCCGGGAGGAACGGCATCGCCGACCCGTCGGCGACCCGCAGGTTCTGCACGCCGCGCACCCGCAGCTGCGGGTCGAGGACGGCCGTCGGGTCGTCGTCGGTGCCCATCTTCGCCGTGCACGCCGGGTGGTACACGGTGTTGTGGGTCTTGGCGATGTAGTCGGCCAACTCGTCGTCGGTGACCGCGTCCGGGCCGGGCGCGAGCTCCGCGGCGATCCACTCCTTCAGGGCGGGCTGCTCGGCGATCCGCCGGGCCAGCCGGATCCCCTCGGTCATCACGCGCATGTCGTGGCCCTCGGGGTCGGTGAAGTACCGCGGGTCGACCCGCGCCCGGTCCCGGAAGTCCCTGGTCCGCAGCCGGACGGTGCCGCGGGACCGGCCACGGGTGACGTTCGGCGTCAGGCAGAACCCGTTGTCGGTCGTCGGGTAGCCCCACCGCAGCGTGTTCATGTCGAACGGCACCGAGCCGTAGTGCATCATCAGGTCCGGCCGGTCCAGCCGCGGGTCCGTGCGGTGGAACAACCCGATCTCCCACCACTGGGTGGACTCGGCGACCATCGGCTTCGCGGCGTCCCAGAAGACCAGACCCTCGACGTGGTCGTCCAGGTTCGACCCGACGCCCGGCAGGTCGGCACGCACGTCGATCCCGAACTCGCGCAGGTGGTCACCCGGCCCGATCCCGGAGAGCATCAGCAGCTTCGGGGTGTCGATCGCGCCGGCGGAGAGGATGACCTCCCGGTCGGCGAACACGCTCTCCCGGCCGGGCCCGATCCCGCGCTGGTACTCGACGCCGGTCGCCCGGGTCCCGTCGAACAGCACCCGCGACGCCCAGCAGTCGGTCCGCACCTCGAGGTTCGGCCGCGAGTCCAGGATCGGGTGCAGGTAGGACGCCGACGACGACGCGCGCGTCCCGTCCGGGAACGAGTTGATCTGGAAGTACCCGGCGCCGTCGGTGACGGTGTGGCCCTCGTTGAACCGCACGGTCGGCATCCCGACCCCGGCGGCCGCGGCCAGCACCGCGTCCCCGCACGGGTCGTTCGCCGGGACCTGCATGAGGTTCACCGGCCCGGAGCGGCCGTGCCCGTCCCACTCCCCGTCGTTGGTCTCCAGCCGGGCGATGAGCGGCCAGCACTCGTCGGCGGACCAGCCGGTCAGCCCGGAGGCGGCCCACTCGTCGAGGTCCTCGCGCGGGGTCCAGAACGCGATGCACGAGTTGTGCGACGAGCACCCGCCGAGCACCTTGGCCCTGGCGTGGCGCATGTGCGAGTTGCCGCGCTCCTGCGGCTCCACGGGGTAGTCCCAGTCGTAACCGGAGTCGAGCAGGTTCATCCAGTCCGTCAGCCGCAGCACCGCCGGGTCCCCGACGTCGGACGGCCCGGCCTCCAGCAGCAGCACCCGGGTCGAGGGGTCCTCGGACAACCGCGCGGCGAGCGCGCACCCCGCCGACCCGCCACCCACGACCACGTAATCGAATCGCCCACCCGCCGACCCGCTGTCGAATCGATCGGTCATGCCCGCTCCCCCTCGGTGCTCCCGGCGAACCAGCGCTGCGGCTCCGGGGCCGTGTTGTGCCAGACGTGCTTGATCTCCTGGTACTCCGCCAGGCCGGTCGGGCCGAGCTCGCGCCCGTTGCCGGAGCGGCCCATCCCGCCCCACTCGGCACCCGGGAAGTACGGGTGGAAGTCGTTGATCCAGACGGTGCCGTGCCGCAGCGCGTTCGCGACCCGGTTCGCCCGGCCCATGTCCTGGGTGAACACCGCCCCGGCCAGGCCGTACTCGGTGTCGTTGCCGAGCCGGATCGCCTCGGCCTCGTCGGTGAAGCGTTCCACGGTGAGCAGCGGCCCGAAGGTCTCCTCGCGGATCAGGCGCGAGTCCGGCGCCAGGCCGGTGATCACCGTCGGGAGGTAGAAGTAGCCGTCGCGCAGCTCCGGGTCGTCCGGGCGGGCACCGCCGCACCGGATCGTCGCGCCCTCGGCGCGGGCCGCGGCCACGAAGTCCTCGATCTTGGCCAGGTGCGCGGCCGAGACCAGCGGGCCGACCTCGACGCCGTCGGTCAGGCCGTTGCCGAGCCGGATCCGCCCGGCCCGGCGGACGATCTCGTCGACGACGTCGTCGGCGATCGAGTCCTCGATGATGAGCCGGGCGCCGGCCGAGCAGACCTGTCCGGAGTGCAGGAACACCGCGAGCATCGCGTAGTCCACCGCCAGCTCGCGGTCGGTGTCGGCGAAGACGATGTTCGGGTTCTTGCCGCCCAGCTCGACGGCCGTGCGCTTCACCGTCTCCGCGGACGCGCGGATGATCGCCCGGCCGGTGCCGAGCCCGCCGGTGAAGGAGACCATGTCGACGTCCGGGTGCTCGCTCAGCGGGGCACCGACCGACGGCCCGTCGCCCAGCACGATGTTGACCACGCCGGGCGGGATCCCCACCTCCTCGCACAGCTCGACGAGCTTCACCGAGGTGAGCGGGGTGACCTCGCTGGGCTTCACGACCATCGTGTTCCCGGCCGCGACCGCCGGGGCGACCTTCCAGGACAGCTGCAGCAGCGGGTAGTTCCACGGCGTGATCAGTGCGCAGACGCCGACCGGCTCGTGCACGATCCGGGAGACCACGGTGTCGCTGCCGGTGTCGACGATCCGCCCGGCGTCGGCGCCGGCGAGCCGCGCGTAGTAGCGGAAGACGGAGGTCACGTCGTCGACGTCCTGGCGGCCCTCGGCGATCGTCTTGCCGGTGTCGAGGGTCTCGGTACGCGCGATCTCCTCGCGGTCGCGGACGAGCAGGTCGGCGATCCGGCCGAGGAGCGTCCCGCGCTCCTCGGCCGAGGTGGACCGCCACGGCCCGGAGTCGAACGCGCGGCGGGCGGCGGCGACGGCGCGGCCGACGTCGTCCGGACCCGCCTGGTCCACCTCGGTCACGGTGGAGGCGTCGTAGGGGTTGATGACCGGGGCGGTTCCCGCGGAACCGGCGGTCCAGGCTCCGTCGATGTAGAGGCTCGGCACGCAGGGCAGCGTTCCCCTGCCGGTGACCGGGACGCAACCCCGTCCCGCAAGTGGCGATCATGCTCACTCGATGTGACCGGCGGAGGCGCTCGGGCGGGCGATGGTCGGACCCGGTACAGTTGCGCTATGAGCAACCCGGTGCGGAGCCGCGAGTCCGGGGTGCAGTCGGTCGACCGCGCCATCACGGTGCTCGAGCTCATGGCGGTCCGGGGCGAGTCCGGTGTCAGCGAGCTCGCCGCGGCACTCGACGTCCACAAGTCGACCGCGTTCCGGCTGCTCGGCGCCCTGGAGGAGCACGGGCTCGTCGAGCAGGTCGGGGACCGTGGCAAGTACCGGCTCGGATTCGGGCTCATCCCGCTGGCCGGGCGGGTCGCGGAGCGGCTCGAGGTGACCACCCAGGGCCGGCCGGTGTGCGACGAGCTGGCCTCCCGTCTCGGCGAGACGGTGAACATCGCCATCCCGGACCGCGGCTACGCGGTGAACGTCGACCAGGCCCGCGGGCCGGCCATGGTCACCACCTACAACTGGCTCGGCCGGATCACGCCGATGCACAACACGTCCAGCGGGAAGGTGCTGCTCGCGGCCGCGCTAGCCGACGACCCGGCCGCCCTGCCCGACGACGTCCGCCCGCGGGACCGGAAGGCGCTCGTCGCCGAGCTCGCCCGGGTCGCCGAGGCGGGCTACGCGTGGTCGATCGAGGAGTTCGAGACCGGGCTCAACGCCGTCGCCGCGCCGATCCGCGACCACGGCGGTGCGGTGATCGCCGCGCTGTCGGTGTCCGGGCCCGCCTACCGGCTCCCCACCGACCGGATCGAGGCGATCACGCCGGACGTCGTCGCCGCCGGCCGGGAGATCAGCCACCGGATGGGGTTCTGGCGCAACGGCTCCGGGGCCTAGGGTGTGTCTCCCAATGCGCGGAGCCAGGTGACGATTGCCTTCAGGACGGCGCCGCCGCGGAAGGTCAGGGCGAGCTTGTCGTAACGGGTGGCCAGCCCGCGCCACTGCTTGACGTGGCAGAACCCGCACTCGACGACGTTGCGGTTTCGGTAGTCGACCGGATCGAATGCGGGCGGTCG harbors:
- a CDS encoding aldehyde dehydrogenase family protein — translated: MPSLYIDGAWTAGSAGTAPVINPYDASTVTEVDQAGPDDVGRAVAAARRAFDSGPWRSTSAEERGTLLGRIADLLVRDREEIARTETLDTGKTIAEGRQDVDDVTSVFRYYARLAGADAGRIVDTGSDTVVSRIVHEPVGVCALITPWNYPLLQLSWKVAPAVAAGNTMVVKPSEVTPLTSVKLVELCEEVGIPPGVVNIVLGDGPSVGAPLSEHPDVDMVSFTGGLGTGRAIIRASAETVKRTAVELGGKNPNIVFADTDRELAVDYAMLAVFLHSGQVCSAGARLIIEDSIADDVVDEIVRRAGRIRLGNGLTDGVEVGPLVSAAHLAKIEDFVAAARAEGATIRCGGARPDDPELRDGYFYLPTVITGLAPDSRLIREETFGPLLTVERFTDEAEAIRLGNDTEYGLAGAVFTQDMGRANRVANALRHGTVWINDFHPYFPGAEWGGMGRSGNGRELGPTGLAEYQEIKHVWHNTAPEPQRWFAGSTEGERA
- a CDS encoding GMC family oxidoreductase encodes the protein MTDRFDSGSAGGRFDYVVVGGGSAGCALAARLSEDPSTRVLLLEAGPSDVGDPAVLRLTDWMNLLDSGYDWDYPVEPQERGNSHMRHARAKVLGGCSSHNSCIAFWTPREDLDEWAASGLTGWSADECWPLIARLETNDGEWDGHGRSGPVNLMQVPANDPCGDAVLAAAAGVGMPTVRFNEGHTVTDGAGYFQINSFPDGTRASSSASYLHPILDSRPNLEVRTDCWASRVLFDGTRATGVEYQRGIGPGRESVFADREVILSAGAIDTPKLLMLSGIGPGDHLREFGIDVRADLPGVGSNLDDHVEGLVFWDAAKPMVAESTQWWEIGLFHRTDPRLDRPDLMMHYGSVPFDMNTLRWGYPTTDNGFCLTPNVTRGRSRGTVRLRTRDFRDRARVDPRYFTDPEGHDMRVMTEGIRLARRIAEQPALKEWIAAELAPGPDAVTDDELADYIAKTHNTVYHPACTAKMGTDDDPTAVLDPQLRVRGVQNLRVADGSAMPFLPAINPNITTMMIGEKCSDLLKAAHS
- a CDS encoding IclR family transcriptional regulator translates to MSNPVRSRESGVQSVDRAITVLELMAVRGESGVSELAAALDVHKSTAFRLLGALEEHGLVEQVGDRGKYRLGFGLIPLAGRVAERLEVTTQGRPVCDELASRLGETVNIAIPDRGYAVNVDQARGPAMVTTYNWLGRITPMHNTSSGKVLLAAALADDPAALPDDVRPRDRKALVAELARVAEAGYAWSIEEFETGLNAVAAPIRDHGGAVIAALSVSGPAYRLPTDRIEAITPDVVAAGREISHRMGFWRNGSGA